Below is a genomic region from Acetobacter ghanensis.
GGAAGAGGCCCAGATAACGCTGCTTCTGGTCCGGTGTGGCAATTTTCCAGTAACGGCCAAGGCAGTAACGGCCAATTCCATCAATATCCACGTTTTTCTGAACCAGAGGGAGCACCTTGGTCTTCTTTTCGGGGAGCGGAATAGGGCTGTTGACGATGGCGACAAGCTGGGTGCCAAAGCTCTGAATAAACTGCTTGGCGTTATCCGCTGCGCGGGCAGGCAGGGCAAACAGTCCGCTGGCGCATGTTAGGGCCAGAGTGGCGAGAACAATACGACGACCAGAAAGAAGTTTCATGTCTGCGCTACCTTCTTGTTGTTAGTTATTGATACCAGTCTGGCACAGTGGCGCGCCGATCATTTTTAATGGCTTCGGCCTGCGCCTTGCGCTGTTGCTGGTATGCGCTGCGGATGGTGGCGTAGGGGTCCAGAGCATCACGCTGCAAGGCATCCAGATCTTCCAGATGCTCAGAGCGGCCATGAACAACGCCCATCATGTTATAGGCCCAGTTAAAGCTGACCAGCCCATACCCACGGGGAACATAATCCCACGGGGAGAGACCCTGATCAATCCCGTAGCCAATGCCATCACGGAAGGAGGACGGACCCATTGGCAGGAACAGGTACGGACCAGAGGAAATACCCCAGTTGGCCATGGTCAGGCCCGCATCGTTATCATGATGCGGGAAGCCGGCCATTTTGGCCACATCAATCAACCCGCCAATACCCACGGTCATGTTGATGCACCAGCGTACGAACGAGTCCCCTGCACGGCGGGGTTTGCCTGCCCCCACATCGTTAAAGAAGACCGAAGGTTCGTTCATAGTCGTAATCATGTTGCCCAGCGAATTCCGCACCGGGCGTGGCACGGCCCATACGTAAGCCTTGGCAACCGGCCGCAGAGCCCATGTGTCGAACTTCATGGTCAGGTTGAACATTTTGCGGTTCAACGGTTCATACGGGTCGTTGGCGGCCTTGTATTCGGCAAGGGCGTCAGGGTCTTTGGGCACGGGGGCTTTAATGGCACTGCACCCGGTCGTGCCGACCAGCACCAGACCAAGGCAAAGTGTTCCCAGACGGAAACGGCGATGTACCGAGGAACCTTCCCGCGTCTGATCATGCTGATCCTGAGCGCGAGGGCGGAGCCGTGAGCCGTTCCGTCCTGAAATCATTGCCACCTTTACCTTTGCCTTGTGACGTCCGCATGGCCTGCTCGGCAGACCTGTTATTGCTGCCTTCTCTACCATGAGAAACGCAGGGTGCAATGGCAGGGCTTCTCTGCGTAGAGGGCAGGGGACAAAAATAGCCCTTTGCATCTTACCCTTTCTGCCGGGGAGTGCGGATTTTTGCAACCGCTGTTGCCTGAAAGTCGCACATGATGCTGGGGATGTGATGCCGTGTGGGAATCCAGCGTTACAGCCCCCGTTCGCGTTTGATGATGTCCCACGCCGCGTTGATTCTGGAGATACGGACAGAGGCGACCTGCACCTCTTCGGGGCTGGCGTTGCGGGCGGCCATAATGTCCGGGTGGTATTGCCTGACGAGCTTTTTCCAGTGCGCCCGAAGTTCCTCGTTGGAGAGGGAGGAACTGACACCCATAATGGCGTAGGCATCTTCCTCGCCCATGGCAGCCCGTGCTCGGCCCTGTTCCGCCCGTTCCCACGCGCCACGGCCCAGCCCGAAAAGATGATGCACACGTTTGAGAAACCGGAGTTCCTCCGGAGCAAGGGGTTCGTCGGCGGCCAGATCGGCGCGGGCGATGGCAAACAGGATTCCCATCAGGTCTTCGAGCGGAGGTTTGTCTTTGGCGTAGGCCTGCCCCAACTCACGCGCGAAGGCCTCGTAATCGTCCGTTCTCTGGCGGGCCATGTCAAACAGGCGGCCAATGTCGCGCATGTTCTCGTCAGGAACACGGAACCGCGCTTTAAAGGCGTTGATCTCCCGCCGGTTGACCGGGGCATCGCACTTGGCCAGCTTGGCGGCCAGAATAACGCATGTCAGGCCGTAGAGCTGTTCTTTTTTGCCCAACGTGGCGGCCAGTTTGGCGGCTACAAAAGCGGCCGCGCCATTGGGGTCCGGGCGGGCACGGGCGGCCCACCGGTCGCTCCAGCCTACGGCGGGTGGTTGCAGCAAGGTGCCATTGTCCGCCGCATGGCCCAGGGCTGTGCCCAAAGCCGCACCAATTGGCCCACCAACGGCAAAGCCGGTTACGCCACCAAATATTTTGCCCCAAATAGCCATGTCCCCTTTTACCATGTTCTGGTGTGTAACCCTAGTCTGCACAGGGTTACCTCCAAAGATGGGCAGCAATGTGCCTGTGGCGCGTTTGGCGTTAAAAGACAGGGATGATGACAGATACCCCCTTACTTCCGGCCACTGGCCAGCCAACTGTCGCTCTGATTGGGGCAGGGGCAGTCGGGCTTGCGCTGGTTGCAACCCTTGCCCATGCGGGGTGGGGAGTCACTGTTTGCGGCGCCCGCACTCCCTTTGACCGGCTCTGTTTGAGCGAAGGTCGTCAGACTGCCACCTATCCGGTTCGCCATGCCCGTACCCCTGAGGAACTGGGTGCCTGCACAGTGGTGGTTCTGGCGGTCAAGGCGCATCAGACAGCGGATGTGGCGCACTGGCTGCATGCCGTGAACCGCCCTGACGTACGTGTGCTGGTTGCGCAAAATGGTCTTGAACAGCGTGAGCGCCTTGCTCTTCATGCGCCTATGGCGGTGGGGTTGCCGACGGTTGTGTATTTTAATGCCGAGCGGTTGGCGCCGGGTTG
It encodes:
- a CDS encoding MlaA family lipoprotein, producing the protein MISGRNGSRLRPRAQDQHDQTREGSSVHRRFRLGTLCLGLVLVGTTGCSAIKAPVPKDPDALAEYKAANDPYEPLNRKMFNLTMKFDTWALRPVAKAYVWAVPRPVRNSLGNMITTMNEPSVFFNDVGAGKPRRAGDSFVRWCINMTVGIGGLIDVAKMAGFPHHDNDAGLTMANWGISSGPYLFLPMGPSSFRDGIGYGIDQGLSPWDYVPRGYGLVSFNWAYNMMGVVHGRSEHLEDLDALQRDALDPYATIRSAYQQQRKAQAEAIKNDRRATVPDWYQ
- a CDS encoding TerB family tellurite resistance protein; its protein translation is MAIWGKIFGGVTGFAVGGPIGAALGTALGHAADNGTLLQPPAVGWSDRWAARARPDPNGAAAFVAAKLAATLGKKEQLYGLTCVILAAKLAKCDAPVNRREINAFKARFRVPDENMRDIGRLFDMARQRTDDYEAFARELGQAYAKDKPPLEDLMGILFAIARADLAADEPLAPEELRFLKRVHHLFGLGRGAWERAEQGRARAAMGEEDAYAIMGVSSSLSNEELRAHWKKLVRQYHPDIMAARNASPEEVQVASVRISRINAAWDIIKRERGL